The following is a genomic window from Pseudomonas promysalinigenes.
GTGCAGGCTGGCGCCCCTTGGTTGGCTTGGCGAATGCGCGCAGCGCTGCCAGCCATAGCGCGTAGGTTTTGCCTGCCCCGGTGCTGGCATGCAGCAGCCCGGATTCGCCGCGACCTACTGCTGCCCACACCTGGCGCTGAAACGCGAATGGCTTCCAGTTGCGGGCTTTGAACCAGGCATTGGCTAGGTCGGAATGAGCGGGCATGGTGCCGAAGGTCCTGAGAGATCGTGTTCTACAGACCACCGGCCACCAGTATTGGTTTTAATCGATCAATTGGCCAAGAGGTAACCGCTGCGGCACACCTGCTCGCCTGCGACATGGGCAATCACCATGCCTGCCGTGGCCATGCGCCGAACATTGCGCGCATACAACAGGCCCGGCTGGCTGTTGCGGATTGCGCTCACACGGTCGCTCAACGGGTCAATGACTTCGGCGATCAGTTGCCCTGCCTGCAGATACTGGCCAGGGCGCGCGTGGTACACCAGCAGCCCACCGAGCGGGGCAATCACCGGCTCCACAGCTGCCAGCGGGGTGGCTGGGTGAGGCAGCGCTGGCAATGGGGCAGGGGTGCCCTGGATGACTTTCGTGTGGGTCAGGTACTCGAGTATGGCCTGGCTGTCTTGATTGGCCAGCTCATGGGTCACATCCGCCTGGCCGCGCAGCTCCACAGTGACCGCGAGGCTGCCCAGTGGGATCGGGAAGCGCTTGGCAAAGCGCTGTTGCAGTTGCCACCACACCAGGCTGAAACACTCATCAAACGACTGCCCGCCTGAGTCGGTGGCCAGCAGGCTCGCCTGCGCCCCCAGGTAGCGCGCCAGTGGCTCGACCTGAGGCCAGGCTTCGGGGGTGGTGTAGAGGTGCTCGACTGCCTCGAAATCACAGTGCAGGTCCAGCACCATGTCGGCATCGCACGCCAGACGTTGCAAGGCCAGGCGTTGAGACTGCAGTGGCGTCTGCGCCGTCTGGGCATCCAGGCCGCGACGCAGATACTCGCGTATCAGTGCCCGGTTGTGGGTTGGGTCTTGAGTCAGATGGCCTTCGATCTGGTCACCGATGCTGTCGGAGAGGTCGACGAAGTTGCGGTTGAAGTTCTCCCCGCTTTGCAGCTCGAAACGGCCCAAGGGGGCGTCCAGCATCACCTGCGCCAGGCCAACCGGGTTGGCCACCGGTACCAGGATGATCTCGCCGAGCAGGCGGCCTTGCTGTTCAAGTTCGCTCAGGCGACGTTTGAGGTGCCAGGCTACGAGCATACCGGGCAGTTCGTCGGCGTGCAGCGAAGCCTGGATATACACCTTCGCCCCCCCTTTTGGGCCGAAGTGGAAGCTGTGCAGTTGGCGGGTGATGCCCGGCACGGGCGAAAGCAGTTCGTGGGTCGAGTGATGCATGGTGGTCCTGGCTGCGTGGCGAAAACGGTCTGCGACACGGGTCGGCAGAAAGATAGAAGCATACTTTCTGCGATAGCGCCTCACCGTGTGCCTTGTTCAGACCAGCAAGGCCTGCAGACTGGCCAGGTCGTCGGCTTCGTCCACCGGCTTGTCCAGGCGCCAGCGCAGCATCCGTGGAAAGCGCACGGCGATGCCGCTCTTGTGGCGTTTGGAGAGTGCAATGCCCTCGAAGCCCAACTCGAATACCAGCGTGGGCTTGACGCTTCGCACTGGCCCGAACGTCTCCACCGTGGTTTTGCGAATGATCGCATCGACCTTGCGCATTTCCTCGTCGCTAAGCCCGGAGTACGCCTTGGCGAATGGCACCAGGGCCCTGTCGGGAGTGCCGGGTGGCGCATTCCACACAGCGAAGGTGTAGTCGCTGTACAAACTGGCGCGGCGGCCGTGGCCGCGCTGGGC
Proteins encoded in this region:
- a CDS encoding succinylglutamate desuccinylase/aspartoacylase family protein; translation: MHHSTHELLSPVPGITRQLHSFHFGPKGGAKVYIQASLHADELPGMLVAWHLKRRLSELEQQGRLLGEIILVPVANPVGLAQVMLDAPLGRFELQSGENFNRNFVDLSDSIGDQIEGHLTQDPTHNRALIREYLRRGLDAQTAQTPLQSQRLALQRLACDADMVLDLHCDFEAVEHLYTTPEAWPQVEPLARYLGAQASLLATDSGGQSFDECFSLVWWQLQQRFAKRFPIPLGSLAVTVELRGQADVTHELANQDSQAILEYLTHTKVIQGTPAPLPALPHPATPLAAVEPVIAPLGGLLVYHARPGQYLQAGQLIAEVIDPLSDRVSAIRNSQPGLLYARNVRRMATAGMVIAHVAGEQVCRSGYLLAN